The following coding sequences lie in one Pseudomonadota bacterium genomic window:
- the queD gene encoding 6-carboxytetrahydropterin synthase QueD, with protein sequence MEIFEEFTIEAAHRLPRVPAGHKCARLHGHSFRIALHVRGVVDQATGWVIDFADLAAAFQPLHDQLDHRLLNEVEGLDNPTSEAIARWIWQRLKPTLPGLSQVVLRETCTAGCVYRGEGDEPGARPET encoded by the coding sequence ATGGAGATCTTCGAGGAGTTCACGATTGAGGCGGCGCACCGGCTACCCCGGGTTCCGGCGGGTCATAAGTGCGCTCGGCTGCACGGCCACTCGTTTCGCATCGCCCTCCACGTGCGCGGCGTCGTCGATCAGGCGACCGGATGGGTGATCGACTTCGCCGACCTCGCCGCGGCCTTCCAGCCCCTGCATGATCAGCTAGACCACCGCCTGCTCAACGAGGTCGAGGGCCTGGACAACCCCACCAGCGAGGCCATCGCCCGCTGGATCTGGCAGCGGCTCAAGCCGACCTTGCCCGGGCTGAGTCAGGTCGTTCTGCGTGAGACCTGCACCGCTGGCTGCGTCTATCGCGGCGAGGGCGACGAGCCTGGCGCCCGACCCGAAACTTGA
- the queE gene encoding 7-carboxy-7-deazaguanine synthase, whose amino-acid sequence MAYAVKELFYTLQGEGAQVGRPAVFCRFAGCNLWSGREAERATAICRFCDTDFLGTDGPGGGRFRSAAALADAVARCWPAQGMATERFVVCTGGEPLLQLDSPLIAALHARGFVVAVETNGTRPAPPGLDWICVSPKAGSELLQRRGDELKLVYPQPGAEPERFAALDFRHFFVQPLDGRERERHTQAALQFCLAHPQWRLSLQLHKLLGIP is encoded by the coding sequence GTGGCGTACGCGGTCAAGGAGCTGTTCTACACGCTGCAGGGCGAGGGGGCCCAGGTGGGCCGTCCGGCGGTCTTCTGTCGCTTTGCCGGCTGCAACCTGTGGTCGGGGCGCGAGGCCGAGCGGGCCACGGCGATCTGCCGGTTCTGCGACACGGATTTTCTGGGCACCGATGGGCCCGGTGGTGGGCGCTTTCGCTCGGCCGCGGCGCTCGCCGACGCCGTGGCGCGCTGCTGGCCCGCGCAGGGGATGGCCACCGAACGCTTCGTCGTTTGCACCGGGGGTGAGCCGCTGCTGCAGCTCGATTCCCCGCTGATCGCGGCGCTCCACGCGCGCGGCTTCGTCGTCGCTGTCGAGACCAACGGCACGCGCCCCGCGCCGCCGGGCCTCGATTGGATTTGCGTCAGCCCCAAGGCCGGCAGCGAGCTGCTGCAGCGTCGGGGCGATGAGCTGAAGCTCGTCTACCCGCAGCCCGGCGCGGAGCCCGAGCGCTTCGCCGCGCTGGACTTCCGCCATTTTTTCGTGCAACCGCTGGACGGCAGGGAGCGCGAGCGCCACACGCAGGCGGCGCTGCAGTTCTGCCTCGCGCATCCGCAGTGGCGGCTCAGCTTGCAGCTTCATAAGCTGCTGGGGATTCCATGA